GGGAAGAAGATATGTCTCCTGGGTGAAGGAAGACTGGTAAATCTTGCGGCCGCAGAGGGACATCCTTCCAGCGTTATGGACATGAGTTTTGCCAATCAGGCCCTTGCGGTAGAATACCTCGTGAAAAACGCGGGAAATCTGGAAAACAAGGTATACGGCGTCCCTGAAGATATCGACAAAGAGATCGCAAGGCTGAAACTAAAATCCATGGGAGTAAAGATAGATACCCTTACAGAAGAGCAGGAGAAATATCTCAACTCCTGGGAGATGGGGACGTAAAAAATCAGCGGTCAGCATTCAGCCGTCAGGATTCAGTTTGAGGCTAAAAGTTGACGCACTCGCAAAAAAACAATGTGGCAGGGCTATAGCCCTGCCACATTATGTCTTTACCCTAAAAAACATCACAGACGCTGCAGAACCAAAGATGATATTTGCAAGCCATGCACCCAAAAGTGGTGGCAGTGTTCCGGAACGCCCCAGGGATAGTGCAAAGGCAAAAACTACCCAGTAAGAAAAGCCTATCACAATACCAGCACCGATACTTTGAGTAATACCTCCACTCCGCTCCGACCTCAAAGAAAAAGAAATTCCTATTATAGCAAGAATAATGCTTATTATTGGAAAGGCTATCTTGCCATGCAGGTCAGCCATATATCGTGTGGCATCGTACCCTTCAAGCTGGATCTTTTTTACGTAATTTTTTAATTCCAAATAACCCATCTCTTCAGCATCCTTCTGAACAACCTTAAAATCCGAGGGTTTTTCAGGAAGGCTTATAATTTTCGAAGTAACACGCTCAAGAACAGAAAAACCTTCGGGAGGAAATCTTGTAATGAGAAGATCACGAAATACCCATTTTCCATTTTCCCATTTTGCCTCTTTTGCATCGATCCTCATTGACGGTTCGAAATTACGATCCAGATAGTTGATGGTAATCCCCTTTAGTGTATTGGTAACAGGATCAAATATATTGAAGTTATAGATGGCATCCTTGCTCCTATACCACATCTGGTTCTGCTTGAAAGAACCCAGCTTCTTGCGCTTCTGTACTTCAACAAGTTTAATATATTCAGCCTTCTGGTTGGCATACGGGGTAATAAATTCATTAAAAAGGAAAGTAAAAATGCAAACCATGACAGAGATTATTATTACGGGAAGTGACGTTTTATAAAGGCTCACTCCATTTGCCTTCATAGCAACAATTTCGCTATGTTTTGAGAGCGTCCCAAAAGTCAAAAGAGCGGCTAAGAGGACTGCAGCCGGCATAGTCTGAGATATGATCATCGGGACTTTGAAGAAAAAATAAGACGCTATCTGGTAAAATGAAGCACTGTTACTCAGGAACATTCTTATCTTCTCAAAAAAATCGATAATAAGATAGAGTGATAAAAATGATGCAACCACAAGGAAGAATATCCTGATGTATTCTTTCGATATATATCGGTCAAGTATGCTCATGATCGCCGGCCTTTCCAGTTTGCAACTAATTTTTTCAATATATCATTATAACCGCCAAAGTCTGGCAGTTTTTCTTGTGCAGCCAGGATAAATATATAGATTCCAGCTGCTCCAAAGATTACATTTGGTGCCCACACCCCTATCGCGGGAGGAAGTTTGCCGGTTTCTCCCAGGCCCTCACCGCACAACTGCAACATGTAATAGATCAGGGCAACAAAAAGGCCAACGGTAAATCCTGCTGATTTCCCTGACCTACTTTCTCTTATCCCAAGAGGAATTCCCAGAATTCCAAAAATTACACAGGAGAGAGGAATTGAAAGCTTTTTGTGAAACTCAATGGCAAGTTCTCTTATCACTGTCTCTTTTAAACCCGAACTTTTGATCTCTTCAGACAGCTCCCAGACGGTCATTTCTTTACTTTTTTTCGCTGTTGCTTCCTCTTCTCCTGCATCAGCCATTTTCAGGTTAAGATTAACATCGTAGGTGCTGAAGTCCATTTTCTTATAACTTTTCAGGTTTTTATCTACAGTGTGGGTACTGCCGTTTTCGAGCCTTAAAACCACAGTCAGTGTATTCGGATCAGACACAAGATAACCCTTTCGGGCAATAATTGTATTGGGTTCTTGACTCAACTGGTTATCAAATACAATAATTCCTTCCATAAAGTTTCCATGAACCGGAACCTTTTCCGCATACAGGACAAGATCTTTGAAATCATCGTTAAAAACCTTTTCTTTTATACCTATACTTGCTTTCTGTCTTGCTATATCAAAGAGGAGGTTTCTCGTGGCATAATTACTATGTGGAACCAGAAAGAAAGTTGCCACAGCAGTCATAATAAACGTAATCAGGGAAGCGAAGGCTATGGGGAATAAAAGCTGGTATAAACTTATCCCTGATGCTCTAAAAACAGTTATCTCGTTATCACCTGAGAGTCTTCCCAGTCCAATTAGTATGGATATCAGAAATGCTGTAGGTATAGTAAAAACAAGAAATGACGGCATTAAAAAAAGGACAATCTTTGATACATCAACAAAGCTTACACCTTTGTTAACCATGAGATCCATAAGCTGGAGAATTCTCCCCGTCATAAGGATGAATGTAAATACAAACAGCGTTATGAAGAATGGAAATGATATTTCCTTCAGGATATATCGATTTATGATTTTAAACATCAAATAATCCCCTCTTCCCCGAGCACATATCACCACCTCAGTACTCAGACAAGCAATTATTAGCCCGCTTTTGCAGTGTTGAACTGAACAGCGAGTGCATTATTCTTCGAATTACTTCGTTCCCCGCTGCTTGCGGCGGGGTTAGCGAGCGAATAAAATGAACAAATTTCCTTAACAGTCGGAGGTTCCCGTAGCTTGCTGCGGGGAGCTTCAATCTATTCCGGCGTTTTACCATGTTTATCTTTTTCCCCGACAAACAGAAGTGGAAACACAATATCGCTCATACAACATGGAATCCAAACCGAGATAAACAGAAATATAAACGCTGTAATAATCAAGCTTACACTTAATA
The genomic region above belongs to Syntrophales bacterium and contains:
- the lptF gene encoding LPS export ABC transporter permease LptF, yielding MFKIINRYILKEISFPFFITLFVFTFILMTGRILQLMDLMVNKGVSFVDVSKIVLFLMPSFLVFTIPTAFLISILIGLGRLSGDNEITVFRASGISLYQLLFPIAFASLITFIMTAVATFFLVPHSNYATRNLLFDIARQKASIGIKEKVFNDDFKDLVLYAEKVPVHGNFMEGIIVFDNQLSQEPNTIIARKGYLVSDPNTLTVVLRLENGSTHTVDKNLKSYKKMDFSTYDVNLNLKMADAGEEEATAKKSKEMTVWELSEEIKSSGLKETVIRELAIEFHKKLSIPLSCVIFGILGIPLGIRESRSGKSAGFTVGLFVALIYYMLQLCGEGLGETGKLPPAIGVWAPNVIFGAAGIYIFILAAQEKLPDFGGYNDILKKLVANWKGRRS
- the lptG gene encoding LPS export ABC transporter permease LptG; its protein translation is MSILDRYISKEYIRIFFLVVASFLSLYLIIDFFEKIRMFLSNSASFYQIASYFFFKVPMIISQTMPAAVLLAALLTFGTLSKHSEIVAMKANGVSLYKTSLPVIIISVMVCIFTFLFNEFITPYANQKAEYIKLVEVQKRKKLGSFKQNQMWYRSKDAIYNFNIFDPVTNTLKGITINYLDRNFEPSMRIDAKEAKWENGKWVFRDLLITRFPPEGFSVLERVTSKIISLPEKPSDFKVVQKDAEEMGYLELKNYVKKIQLEGYDATRYMADLHGKIAFPIISIILAIIGISFSLRSERSGGITQSIGAGIVIGFSYWVVFAFALSLGRSGTLPPLLGAWLANIIFGSAASVMFFRVKT